The following proteins come from a genomic window of Pseudomonas sp. WJP1:
- a CDS encoding EAL domain-containing protein, protein MTVARETLSSWFYRPWFLAMLAAVLSATLMMAGSYFVAVHQVEQNESWEMNAQGERFLARLEQLFGQLRESLDDLEAQPLRSCDDDMIATLQQVSFNYRFVYEAAYMDASRICSNRPRQEGLSLIRPPDIQGPTYSYWLNTTTEPDENRAALMLGRGNFRVATSRGHLTDMVDLSPGSSLLVVLDHGTRAIPVLGVAQAWPPTGHWPPKTRDALQVTQTKLIYRMPTDNPEYQLVLISPRSGTHIPPVWWWLLPACLLLALCVGFLVFLLVRQRQSLDAELTGAIRRGELQVLYQPIFDLDSRNCVGAEALLRWRRPDGTLTSPDLFIPMAENTGQIRQMTDFVLQRLLEQLGQLLRANPQLYISVNLAACDVMVPRIGQVMARLLTLHRVAAKQIAFEVTERGLIDVVVARENLQALRDVGHQVLIDDFGTGYCSLAYLQTLPVDCLKIDKAFIDALGHDAASSGVAPHIIHMAQSLHLKVIAEGIEHEAQAALLSSEGVRFGQGWLFAHALSAVQFIELITRGRRLAGRRLDDEA, encoded by the coding sequence ATGACTGTTGCTCGAGAGACACTTAGCAGCTGGTTCTATCGCCCTTGGTTTCTGGCGATGCTGGCTGCTGTCTTGAGCGCGACGTTGATGATGGCCGGCAGCTACTTTGTCGCCGTGCACCAGGTTGAGCAAAACGAAAGCTGGGAAATGAACGCCCAGGGTGAACGATTTCTCGCTCGGCTGGAGCAACTGTTCGGGCAGTTGCGCGAAAGCCTTGATGACCTCGAAGCCCAGCCGCTACGTAGCTGCGATGACGACATGATCGCGACCCTGCAGCAGGTCAGCTTCAATTATCGCTTCGTCTATGAGGCGGCCTACATGGACGCCTCGCGAATCTGTTCCAACCGTCCCCGCCAGGAAGGCTTGTCCCTGATACGCCCACCGGACATCCAGGGCCCCACCTACAGTTACTGGTTGAACACCACCACCGAGCCCGATGAAAACCGTGCCGCGCTGATGCTCGGACGCGGCAATTTCCGGGTCGCGACGTCTCGCGGCCATCTGACCGACATGGTCGACCTTTCGCCGGGAAGCAGCCTGCTGGTGGTTCTTGACCATGGCACCCGGGCGATTCCGGTACTGGGCGTTGCGCAAGCCTGGCCACCAACCGGCCATTGGCCCCCGAAAACCCGCGATGCGCTGCAAGTCACCCAGACCAAGTTGATTTACCGCATGCCCACCGACAACCCGGAATACCAACTGGTGCTGATCAGCCCGCGCAGTGGCACCCATATACCGCCCGTGTGGTGGTGGTTGCTGCCCGCCTGCCTGCTATTGGCACTGTGCGTAGGCTTCCTGGTGTTTTTGCTGGTGCGCCAGCGCCAGTCACTGGACGCGGAGCTGACGGGCGCCATCCGCCGGGGTGAGTTGCAGGTGCTGTATCAGCCGATCTTTGACCTCGACAGCCGCAATTGCGTCGGGGCTGAGGCCTTGCTGCGCTGGCGACGGCCAGATGGCACCCTGACCAGTCCCGACCTGTTCATCCCGATGGCCGAGAACACCGGGCAGATCCGCCAGATGACCGACTTTGTCCTGCAACGCCTGCTTGAGCAGTTGGGGCAACTGCTGCGGGCCAATCCGCAGCTGTACATCTCGGTCAACCTGGCGGCCTGCGATGTCATGGTCCCGCGGATCGGCCAAGTGATGGCTCGCTTGTTGACCCTGCACCGGGTCGCGGCCAAGCAGATTGCCTTCGAAGTCACCGAACGCGGATTGATCGATGTGGTGGTGGCCCGGGAAAACCTGCAAGCCTTGCGGGATGTCGGGCATCAGGTACTGATCGATGACTTTGGCACCGGCTACTGCAGCCTCGCCTACCTGCAAACCCTGCCGGTGGATTGCCTGAAGATCGACAAGGCTTTCATCGATGCGCTCGGCCATGACGCGGCGAGCAGCGGTGTGGCGCCGCATATCATTCACATGGCCCAGTCACTGCATTTGAAGGTGATTGCCGAGGGTATCGAACATGAAGCCCAGGCGGCGCTCCTGAGCAGTGAGGGGGTGAGGTTCGGCCAGGGCTGGCTGTTCGCTCATGCACTGAGTGCGGTGCAGTTCATTGAGCTGATAACCCGAGGCCGCCGACTGGCCGGTCGACGCCTGGATGACGAAGCGTAA
- a CDS encoding N-acetylmuramoyl-L-alanine amidase — MKYLALIVSLILLAGCASGPRYDTRHASPNHDSRIQFVVLHYTNASLERSLQLLTHGEVSSHYLIGDDKKATIYKLMDENLRAWHAGESQWQGRTWMNSSSIGIEIVNPGFKDTPTGRLWYPYSEAQVESLIVLLKDISQRYAISPRSIVGHSDIAPLRKLDPGPLFPWKRLAEQGIGIWPNEQAVARQQPRFETQLPSISWFQAQLARVGYDTPQTGELDVATRHVLAAFQMHFRPSRFDGTPDAQTAALLQVLNQTK; from the coding sequence ATGAAATATCTTGCTCTCATCGTGTCGCTGATCCTGCTGGCCGGCTGCGCCAGTGGTCCGCGCTACGACACTCGCCATGCTTCGCCCAATCACGACAGTCGTATTCAGTTCGTCGTGCTCCACTACACCAATGCATCGCTGGAGCGCTCGCTGCAACTGCTGACCCATGGCGAAGTCAGCAGCCACTACCTGATCGGCGACGACAAAAAGGCGACCATCTACAAGCTGATGGATGAAAACCTGCGGGCCTGGCACGCCGGGGAAAGCCAATGGCAAGGCAGGACGTGGATGAACTCCAGTTCCATCGGCATTGAAATCGTCAATCCGGGCTTCAAGGACACCCCGACCGGGCGCCTGTGGTACCCCTACTCCGAAGCGCAGGTCGAGTCCCTGATCGTCCTGCTCAAGGACATCAGCCAGCGCTACGCAATCAGCCCTCGCAGTATTGTCGGCCATAGCGACATCGCGCCCTTGCGCAAGCTTGATCCGGGGCCTCTGTTTCCCTGGAAGCGCCTGGCTGAACAAGGGATAGGAATATGGCCGAACGAGCAAGCCGTAGCCCGCCAGCAACCCCGGTTCGAAACACAGCTACCGAGCATCAGCTGGTTCCAGGCACAACTGGCACGCGTCGGTTATGACACGCCGCAAACCGGCGAACTGGATGTTGCTACCCGCCATGTACTGGCGGCCTTCCAGATGCATTTCCGCCCGTCGCGTTTTGACGGTACGCCGGACGCACAAACGGCAGCGCTGCTTCAGGTTTTAAATCAGACAAAATAA